The sequence CGTGTAGAACGATACCGAGGTGTAGGACTGGCTCACAGGCACGGTGAGTTTCAGCGGCCCTTTGGAGAGATCATAGCGGCACGCGGCGCTGGCAAAGGCGGGGTCCATGAAGGGCATCGGCGACGTGCCGGGTGCAGCCGCCGGCAGCGCCGTCACGGCATTCAGCTTCGTGATCGGCGCGAGCCGCGAATAGGCATCGAGCGTCGCGACGCGCGGAAGCACCAGCACGCTGACGAGGTGAACGACTCCGCCGAGCAGGGCGCCGCCGAGGATCGCGAACAGCCAGCGGATCATGGGCAACCCACCGTCGTGATTGTGGGCATCGGCGCATCTTTTTGCGTGCGGGTGCCGACGCCGACCGGGGTATCATACAGCCGCAGCGCCAGCATGTAGCGGTCGATGCCGCCGGTCGGAAGCCAGTTTCCGGCGCGCGAACGCGCGGTGACGCGAAGCTCGAAACTGCCGTCCGATCCGCGCACGATTTCCTGGCTGGTGAAACCGTAGCGTTGCAGAGAGTTGGCGACGAGCTGACCCTTGGTGTCGTAGATCGTCATGGTCCAGAATCGCGCCGCGGGCGTGACGCCCTTCACGACCACGTCGCATTGCCCGTTGAGCAGTCGCCCTGAATCATCCTTGGTCGCGGTGAACATGACGCCGTCGCCGGTTCCTACGGGAAGTTCTCCGCTGCGGGCGACGCTCGCGCGCGAGTAGGGGTCGATGTCGCTGGTGCCGGTTTTCGGACGCGCCGTCCACGCCCCGATAGTGATGGTGCCGACGTTGACGCCGCGCGTCGCCGTCATCCATGTGGCACCGAGGCCAACGATGGTTGCGATGATCAACGTAACGAGAGTGATGAGGATCAGCCGCACGGTCGAAGCGCACTCATGACGCGGTCAGTTCTTGCGCAGCGGAGCGGCTTCCGCAGGCCGGTCCGGAGTTGCCGATGCGAAGCTATCCGGGAAAGCCACGGCGGAGGGTGCCG is a genomic window of Bradyrhizobium sp. G127 containing:
- a CDS encoding DUF1214 domain-containing protein, which codes for MRLILITLVTLIIATIVGLGATWMTATRGVNVGTITIGAWTARPKTGTSDIDPYSRASVARSGELPVGTGDGVMFTATKDDSGRLLNGQCDVVVKGVTPAARFWTMTIYDTKGQLVANSLQRYGFTSQEIVRGSDGSFELRVTARSRAGNWLPTGGIDRYMLALRLYDTPVGVGTRTQKDAPMPTITTVGCP
- a CDS encoding DUF1254 domain-containing protein; translated protein: MIRWLFAILGGALLGGVVHLVSVLVLPRVATLDAYSRLAPITKLNAVTALPAAAPGTSPMPFMDPAFASAACRYDLSKGPLKLTVPVSQSYTSVSFYTRNDVAYYAINDRSAGRRVIELDLMTEAQHADLPEEEDVTAADRLIIDSPTTTGLIVLKALAAEPGLMPQAQASLAAATCGIQTAPVAAR